One window of the Hoplias malabaricus isolate fHopMal1 chromosome Y, fHopMal1.hap1, whole genome shotgun sequence genome contains the following:
- the LOC136678114 gene encoding protein phosphatase Slingshot homolog 1-like: MALVTLQRSPTPSAASTASTSTAAAADTTDFGSDDERRLNQSLSESFFMVKGAALFLQQGSAQGQRTHPHHKHAGDLPQHLQVMINILRSEDRIKLAVRLESAWSDRVRYMVVVYTSGRQDTEENILLGMDFSNKDSKSCSIGMVLPLWSDTKIHLDGDGGFSVNTAGRTHIFKPVSVQAMWSALQVLHKACEVARRFNYFPGGMALTWIGYYESCISSDQSCINEWNAMQDLETMRPDSPTMFNDKPTERERTECLVKAKLRSIMMFQDLENVTSKEIRNELEQHMNLNLKEYKEFIDNEMLLILGQMDKATLIFDHLYLGSEWNASNLEELQETGVGYILNVTREIDNFFPGTFSYHNVRVYDDETTDLLAHWNDTYNFIVKAKKTQSKCLVHCKMGVSRSASTVIAYAMKEYGWTLEKAYNFVKQKRSITRPNDSFMRQLAEYEGILDASKQRHNRLWRPDTECDHPDCQQAAASCCSDPEGVTPGATPCCEVAAHSSPLALELDPSNPQNYNYYFRRLSDSALDSDPSTPVRAPPLLDVDRVFIEIEDVERDALLDDETFEGREGLHLPRFAAPGEGTAAQTVSRGAEPLEELRLRLEFSTVEEEDEEEAQKEQEEMEALAEGGRRGAAGAKEEEEECEESGIDLGSMNHLCNENSNNNNHLRTRNSLAESILKKQPGKPRPSPGSLPTPRPSRSTLSDISGRGLAPLPLHNVPSISVEVPACANVPVMPMVPSLLRACGPSCDCAKCGKAASNPCLDSAMLNKPESQSQNLQQVKVDRPLRQAVEGHGGLVERDRAGVSPTSIPRDGGLNLGSEKATGSCNPPQQEALAHLQRSGLVRRRAERLEKLAGLFQERSKDHPLKTPEHTSADLSSGAQAESSLDSAAVPLTNEALLAVLGSGGLTPVSSPHGSTLTRSSSSDSIRSVRGKPGLVRQRAQEIEARMRLAGLTVPSRLKRSNSLAKLGSLTFSSEDLCSSACSSDAGTLLLLSLSPEPGHTMSPDWFFSPGSTGPDEPSS; encoded by the exons GAGATTTACCTCAGCACTTGCAGGTAATGATCAACATTCTTCGCTCGGAGGACCGAATCAAATTG gcCGTGCGGTTGGAGAGTGCGTGGTCAGACCGAGTGCGGTACATGGTGGTGGTTTACACTAGTGGCAGGCAGGACACTGAAGAGAATATTCTGCTTGGGATGGACTTCAGCAACAAAGACAG TAAGAGCTGCTCAATTGGGATGGTGCTGCCTCTCTGGAGCGATACGAAGATCCATTTGGATGGAGATGG GGGTTTCAGTGTGAACACCGCCGGCCGCACGCACATCTTCAAACCTGTGTCTGTACAGGCCATGTG GTCAGCATTGCAGGTGCTACACAAGGCGTGTGAGGTGGCACGCCGGTTTAACTACTTTCCTGGGGGAATGGCTCTGACCTGGATAGGATACTACGAGAGCTGCATCTCCTCAGACCAGAGTTGCATCAATGAGTGGAACGCCATGCAGGACCTCGAGACGATGAGACCAGACTCTCCCACCATGTTCAACGACAA GcccacagagagggagaggacagAGTGCCTCGTCAAAGCCAAACTCCGAAGCATCATGATGTTTCAGGACCTGGAGAATGTGACGTCCAAAGAG ATCCGTAATGAGTTAGAGCAGCACATGAACCTTAACCTAAAAGAGTACAAAGAGTTCATCGACAATGAGATGCTGCTGATTCTGGGTCAGATGGACAAGGCCACACTCATCTTCGACCACCTCTACCTG GGCTCTGAATGGAATGCTTCCAATCTAGAAGAGCTCCAGGAGACTGG GGTGGGCTACATCTTAAATGTCACACGCGAAATCGACAACTTCTTTCCTGGGACATTTTCTTACCACAATGTCCGCGTCTATGATGATGAAACCACTGACCTGCTGGCCCACTGGAACGACACATACAACTTCATTGTCAAAGCAAA AAAGACTCAATCCAAGTGTCTGGTGCACTGTAAGATGGGCGTGAGTCGTTCAGCCTCCACAGTCATTGCCTATGCGATGAAAGAGTACGGCTGGACGCTGGAGAAGGCGTACAACTTTGTCAAACAAAAACGCAGCATCACACGGCCCAACGACAGCTTCATGAGGCAGCTTGCTGAATACGAGGGCATTCTGGATGCCAG CAAGCAACGTCACAATCGACTGTGGCGTCCCGACACAGAATGTGACCACCCGGACTGCCAGCAGGCCGCTGCTTCCTGCTGCAGTGACCCAGAGGGTGTGACCCCTGGCGCTACTCCATGTTGCGAAGTTGCAGCCCACTCCTCGCCCCTTGCCCTGGAGCTGGACCCCTCCAACCCCCAGAACTACAACTACTACTTCCGCCGTCTGTCTGACTCTGCGCTGGACAGCGATCCCTCGACCCCTGTCCGTGCCCCACCACTTCTGGACGTTGATCGCGTCTTCATTGAGATCGAGGACGTGGAGCGGGATGCCCTCCTGGACGATGAGACCTTTGAGGGGCGGGAGGGCCTCCACCTGCCACGCTTTGCTGCACCAGGAGAGGGAACGGCAGCCCAGACCGTATCACGGGGGGCAGAGCCTCTGGAGGAGCTGCGGCTGCGTCTGGAGTTCAGCACAgtggaggaggaagatgaagaggaggCGCAGAAAGAGCAGGAGGAGATGGAGGCTTTGGCTGAGGGGGGAAGGAGAGGTGCAGCAGGAgcaaaagaggaggaggaagagtgtGAGGAGAGTGGGATCGATCTGGGATCCATGAATCACCTCTGCAATGAAAACTCCAACAACAACAATCACCTCAGAACACGAAACAGCCTCGCT GAAAGCATCCTTAAGAAGCAGCCAGGCAAACCCAGACCATCACCTGGCTCTCTCCCCACACCCAGACCCAGCCGGAGCACACTCTCTGATATTAGCGGACGAGGCCTTGCCCCTTTACCCCTCCATAATGTGCCCAGTATTTCCGTTGAGGTGCCAGCCTGTGCCAATGTGCCGGTCATGCCCATGGTGCCCAGTCTTCTGCGCGCTTGCGGCCCTAGCTGCGACTGTGCCAAGTGCGGCAAGGCAGCTTCGAATCCGTGCCTTGATTCTGCCATGCTGAACAAGCCAGAGAGCCAATCACAGAACCTCCAACAGGTGAAAGTGGACAGACCATTGCGACAGGCGGTCGAAGGCCATGGAGGTTTAGTGGAAAGAGACAGGGCAGGGGTGAGTCCAACAAGCATACCCAGAGATGGTGGCTTGAACCTGGGCTCAGAAAAGGCAACAGGATCTTGCAACCCACCACAGCAGGAGGCACTGGCGCACCTCCAGAGGTCTGGCCTTGTCCGTCGGCGAGCCGAACGCCTGGAGAAACTTGCGGGGCTGTTTCAAGAGCGCTCCAAAGATCATCCTCTGAAGACACCGGAGCATACTTCTGCAGACCTGTCCTCTGGAGCACAAGCAGAGTCGTCCCTAGATTCTGCAGCTGTACCACTAACAAACGAGGCCTTGTTAGCCGTATTGGGATCAGGGGGCTTGACGCCTGTTTCCTCGCCACACGGCTCCACGCTCACTCGCAGCTCCAGCAGCGACAGCATCCGGAGTGTCAGAGGGAAGCCAGGCCTTGTGCGTCAGCGGGCACAGGAGATTGAAGCTCGCATGAGGCTTGCTGGCCTTACAGTGCCCTCGCGACTCAAGCGCTCCAACTCACTCGCCAAGCTGGGCAGCCTCACCTTCTCTTCGGAGGACTTATGCTCTTCAGCGTGCTCCTCTGACGCCGGGACCCTgctgctcctctctctgtcgCCAGAGCCAGGTCATACCATGAGCCCAGATTGGTTTTTCAGTCCAGGGAGCACTGGCCCGGATGAACCCAGCAGCTGA